The following proteins are encoded in a genomic region of Amia ocellicauda isolate fAmiCal2 chromosome 6, fAmiCal2.hap1, whole genome shotgun sequence:
- the mpst gene encoding 3-mercaptopyruvate sulfurtransferase, translating into MALQTLIAARWLAEALKSNRIGPSLRVLDTSWYLPKLKRDAKKEFRQRHIAGAGFFDIDQCCDKTSPLDHMLPTEDEFADYVGRLGIGNQTHVVVYDASDFGSFSAPRVWWMFRVFGHQAVSLLDGGLKNWLREGHPVTGEYSKPEQTEFRAKLNRSWVKSYEDMLDNLESKRFQVVDARPQGRFRGVEPEPRDNTEPGHIPCSISLPFTSFLSEAGMEKPTQELRSLFKGAGVDLGKPLCVTCGSGVTACHVALAAHLCGHPGVAVYDGAWSEWYTRALPEHVISEGRGKHV; encoded by the exons ATGGCGCTACAGACGCTAATCGCTGCCAGGTGGCTCGCCGAGGCGCTGAAGAGCAACCGGATCGGGCCGAGTTTGCGGGTGCTGGACACGTCCTGGTACCTCCCGAAACTCAAGCGAGATGCCAAGAAGGAATTCAGGCAGCGACACATTGCGGGCGCCGGCTTCTTCGACATCGACCAGTGCTGCGACAAGACCTCGCCCCTGGATCACATGCTGCCCACGGAGGACGAGTTCGCGGACTACGTGGGGCGGCTGGGCATCGGGAACCAGACCCACGTCGTGGTGTACGATGCCAGCGACTTCGGCAGCTTCTCAGCGCCCCGGGTGTGGTGGATGTTCCGGGTGTTCGGGCACCAGGCCGTGTCCTTGTTGGACGGCGGTTTGAAGAACTGGCTCCGGGAAGGGCACCCCGTCACCGGCGAGTATTCGAAGCCCGAGCAGACGGAGTTCCGGGCGAAGCTGAACCGCTCCTGGGTGAAGAGTTACGAGGACATGCTGGATAATTTGGAGAGCAAGCGCTTTCAGGTCGTGGACGCCCGGCCCCAGGGCAGGTTCCGAGGAGTCGAACCGGAGCCCAGAGACA ATACAGAGCCCGGCCATATCCCCTGCTCGATCAGCCTGCCTTTCACCTCCTTCCTGTCAGAGGCTGGTATGGAGAAGCCCACCCAGGAGCTGCGGTCGCTGTTCAAGGGGGCGGGGGTGGACCTGGGCAAGCCCCTGTGCGTGACCTGCGGCTCGGGGGTCACAGCCTGCCATGTGGCCCTGGCTGCCCATTTGTGCGGCCACCCGGGGGTGGCCGTGTATGACGGGGCGTGGTCGGAGTGGTACACGAGAGCACTGCCCGAACATGTCATCTCGGAGGGGAGGGGCAAACATGTgtga
- the rps19bp1 gene encoding active regulator of SIRT1 — MSASLMRKGLELLSDDLKDTERRGKKKRESGEKAGGAGSVKDCIGTNRQGVSKQRWRLQGQSGKGRAQGTVKNKRVISAVEEFRRQQSPSQMNTNLQYFLGTGFKTEQAVTEKILTQQRGRQSRDVPQRREQPRAKEPRSVFTEEEFQQFQKEYFGRTVEGVQ, encoded by the exons ATGTCAGCGTCTCTTATGAGAAAGGGCCTGGAGCTGCTCAGCGATGATCTAAAAG ACACAGAGAGGCGGGGGAAaaagaagagggagagtgggGAGAAGGCAGGAGGGGCAGGCAGTGTGAAGGACTGTATCGGCACCAACCGGCAGGGCGTGTCCAAACAACGGTGGAGACTGCAAGGCCAGTCCGGAAAGGGGCGGGCACAGGGCACGGTGAAGAACAAGAGGGTCATTTCAGCTGTGG AGGAGTTCAGGAGGCAGCAGAGTCCCAGTCAGATGAACACAAACCTGCAGTATTTTCTGGGAACAGGATTCAAAACGGAGCAAGCAGTTACAGAGAAG ATTTTGACCCAGCAACGGGGCAGACAGTCTCGGGACGTCCCACAGCGAAGGGAGCAGCCACGGGCAAAGGAGCCGCGGTCTGTCTTCACAGAGGAGGAGTTCCAGCAGTTCCAGAAGGAATATTTCGGCAGGACAGTGGAGGGAGTGCAGTGA